One genomic segment of Thermodesulfobacterium sp. TA1 includes these proteins:
- the proB gene encoding glutamate 5-kinase, with translation MDRQTRLKKVLKKVKRIVVKVGSAVITNQDEGLNYEVLQNLVYQLQYLVNTGYKVVLVSSGAIACGRAKLKFYKKPLALCEKQALASIGQAALIQAYENLFNQYQIFVSQILLTAEDLSLRDRYLNAKKTFETLLKWGVLPIVNENDTVTTEGIRFSDNDILSALVAGTIEADLLIILSDIDGLYREDPRENPKAERVAEVFKIDETVFKMAGRKPGSLGRGGMYSKLLAAKMVNSMGIPMVILSGKEPFILEKFWQGQEIGTIFWPEERKLSMRKLWIKYYIKPEGRIYIDQGAEQALLEKGKSLLLPGIKKIEGEFPKGACVECINHEGKPIAKGLVAFSSYDLQNFLASEEKPNKEVIHRDNLIVLEEV, from the coding sequence ATGGACAGACAAACGAGGCTTAAAAAGGTCTTAAAAAAAGTTAAAAGAATAGTAGTTAAGGTTGGAAGCGCGGTAATTACCAATCAAGATGAAGGACTAAACTATGAGGTTTTACAAAACTTAGTATATCAACTTCAATATTTAGTTAATACAGGATATAAGGTGGTTTTGGTGTCTTCTGGAGCTATTGCTTGTGGAAGGGCTAAACTTAAGTTTTATAAGAAACCCCTTGCTCTTTGCGAAAAACAAGCTTTAGCCTCTATCGGTCAGGCGGCCTTGATACAAGCTTATGAAAACCTTTTTAATCAATACCAAATTTTTGTGTCCCAAATCCTTCTTACTGCAGAAGACTTATCCTTAAGAGACCGCTATCTTAATGCTAAAAAAACCTTTGAAACTTTACTTAAGTGGGGAGTACTTCCTATCGTTAATGAAAACGACACCGTTACTACAGAAGGTATTAGGTTTAGCGACAACGATATCCTTTCTGCCTTGGTTGCAGGAACGATCGAAGCAGACCTTTTAATCATCCTTTCAGACATAGACGGGCTTTACCGAGAAGACCCAAGGGAAAATCCTAAGGCTGAAAGGGTAGCCGAGGTTTTTAAAATAGACGAGACAGTTTTTAAGATGGCAGGGAGAAAACCAGGAAGCCTTGGAAGAGGCGGGATGTATTCTAAGCTATTAGCTGCTAAGATGGTAAACTCTATGGGTATTCCTATGGTTATCCTTTCTGGTAAAGAGCCCTTTATTTTAGAAAAGTTTTGGCAAGGCCAAGAGATAGGCACCATATTTTGGCCTGAAGAAAGAAAACTTAGTATGAGAAAACTTTGGATAAAATACTACATCAAGCCAGAAGGCAGGATTTATATAGACCAAGGGGCTGAGCAGGCCTTATTAGAAAAAGGAAAAAGTCTGCTTTTACCAGGTATTAAAAAAATAGAAGGAGAATTCCCTAAAGGTGCTTGTGTGGAATGTATAAACCACGAAGGTAAACCCATAGCTAAGGGCCTTGTAGCTTTCTCCTCTTATGATTTACAAAACTTTCTTGCTTCTGAAGAAAAGCCTAATAAAGAGGTTATCCACCGAGATAACTTAATCGTCCTTGAAGAGGTTTAA
- a CDS encoding NAD(P)-binding domain-containing protein, giving the protein MEKPLEKVKIAIIGGGPAGIACAVEAKAQGIEPVVVLEKHKDVCYTISKFYKPGKRVDADYREKNVKPIGICSFETETKEEFLNRINSWIKTWNLDIRTNSEVTNIVKKNGYYEIWVKDEPKFLAQFVIIAIGIFCYPNRPEYPIPSELRNKVFFEPPDIPLENKKILVVGGGNTAAEVCLQLCDKNEVHLSYRRPSFFRINEINLTLLYQKEKEGRIKLLLGTDIAGISPEGEKIKVFFKDGKTEVYELIIYCLGGTTPKSFLKKVGIELDEKGNPILNEYFETNLPKVFLAGDLAIKAGNILKAFNSAHVVIKRIAEYQVKEA; this is encoded by the coding sequence ATGGAAAAACCTTTAGAGAAGGTAAAGATAGCTATCATCGGAGGTGGTCCTGCAGGAATTGCCTGTGCAGTAGAGGCTAAAGCCCAAGGTATTGAACCTGTGGTAGTTCTTGAAAAACATAAAGATGTGTGTTACACCATTTCAAAGTTTTATAAACCAGGGAAAAGGGTCGATGCCGATTATCGAGAAAAAAACGTAAAACCCATCGGTATTTGTTCTTTTGAAACTGAAACCAAAGAAGAATTTTTAAATAGAATCAATTCTTGGATAAAAACCTGGAATCTTGACATAAGGACTAACTCTGAAGTTACAAACATCGTTAAAAAAAACGGCTATTATGAAATTTGGGTTAAAGATGAACCTAAATTTTTAGCTCAATTTGTAATCATTGCTATAGGGATCTTTTGTTATCCCAACAGGCCCGAATATCCTATACCTTCTGAGTTAAGAAATAAAGTTTTCTTTGAGCCGCCAGACATACCCTTAGAAAATAAGAAAATCTTAGTAGTCGGAGGAGGCAACACCGCGGCTGAGGTGTGCCTTCAACTTTGCGATAAAAATGAAGTACACCTCTCCTATCGTAGACCTTCTTTTTTTAGGATAAACGAAATCAACCTAACCCTTCTCTATCAAAAAGAAAAAGAGGGTAGAATAAAGCTTTTATTAGGTACTGACATAGCCGGTATCTCCCCTGAAGGAGAAAAGATAAAGGTTTTCTTTAAGGACGGAAAAACCGAAGTTTATGAATTAATAATATATTGTTTGGGGGGAACAACCCCAAAAAGTTTCTTAAAAAAAGTTGGTATAGAGTTAGACGAAAAAGGGAACCCTATTTTAAATGAATATTTTGAAACCAACCTTCCTAAGGTTTTTCTTGCTGGAGACCTTGCGATAAAAGCTGGAAACATCCTCAAAGCCTTTAACTCAGCTCATGTTGTCATAAAAAGAATAGCAGAATATCAAGTAAAAGAGGCTTAA
- the galE gene encoding UDP-glucose 4-epimerase GalE, with amino-acid sequence MTKPKILITGGCGYIGSHVAKLLTKKGYQVVIIDNLSATGKKIPYGKIYPIDLSEEKEIIKVLKEEKPEAVMHFAASIVVPESVAYPLKYYRNNVENTLKLLSAMEKVGIRKFVFSSSAAVYGIPDTVPVPEEAPLNPINPYGRTKAMIEEILKDLSEAGSLDYIALRYFNVAGADPEGELGPAYNQPTHLIIRALKTAKREYPYLEIYGTDYPTSDGTCIRDYIHVMDLAKAHLLALEYLMSNGKSLVLNCGYGIGFSVKEVVKTVKKVTNIDFKVVETERRPGDPPVLIADNKKIKTILSWEPEFQSLETIIKHAWDWEQKF; translated from the coding sequence ATGACTAAACCTAAAATTTTGATCACCGGTGGTTGTGGATACATAGGTTCTCATGTAGCCAAACTCTTAACTAAAAAGGGATATCAAGTAGTTATTATAGATAACCTAAGTGCCACAGGCAAAAAAATTCCTTATGGAAAAATCTACCCTATCGACCTTTCTGAAGAAAAAGAGATTATCAAGGTTTTAAAAGAAGAAAAGCCTGAAGCGGTTATGCATTTTGCAGCCTCTATCGTCGTCCCTGAAAGTGTAGCCTATCCTTTAAAATATTATCGCAACAATGTAGAAAACACTTTAAAGCTTCTTTCAGCGATGGAAAAAGTAGGGATTAGAAAGTTTGTATTTTCTTCTTCGGCGGCCGTATATGGAATACCAGACACCGTTCCTGTACCAGAAGAAGCCCCTTTAAATCCTATCAATCCCTATGGAAGAACCAAAGCGATGATAGAAGAAATTTTAAAAGACCTATCTGAGGCAGGGTCGTTAGATTATATAGCCTTAAGATATTTTAACGTTGCAGGAGCTGACCCAGAAGGTGAATTAGGTCCAGCCTACAACCAGCCTACCCATCTTATCATCAGAGCTCTTAAAACGGCTAAAAGAGAATATCCCTATCTTGAAATCTATGGGACTGATTATCCCACCTCAGACGGAACTTGTATCAGAGATTATATTCATGTGATGGATTTAGCCAAAGCACATTTACTTGCTTTGGAATATTTAATGTCAAACGGCAAAAGTTTGGTTTTAAACTGCGGATATGGGATAGGTTTTTCAGTAAAAGAGGTGGTAAAAACGGTTAAAAAGGTAACCAACATAGATTTTAAAGTAGTAGAAACTGAGAGAAGACCTGGAGACCCTCCGGTTTTGATTGCAGATAATAAAAAAATCAAAACCATCCTTTCTTGGGAGCCAGAGTTTCAAAGTTTAGAAACCATCATAAAACATGCCTGGGACTGGGAACAAAAATTTTAA
- the recJ gene encoding single-stranded-DNA-specific exonuclease RecJ has product MSSSKVWVNKPVDSDLLRYFVNQGFFTPFLAQILINKGFTNLEEAYCFLFPQLTDFVDPFLIPDMEVAVKRIYQAIKSNETIGIYGDSDADGILGSFILYDFLVGLGCKVEWLIPSKEKEGYGFHAKFLPYFKQKGVGLLITVDVGISAGETVNQAKALGIEVIITDHHEVINKPNTIVVSGKLTPKTSPFYHLCGAGVAFALIRALRKYLYEQGFFSSVEIPQIRKYLEIVGLATLADMVPLIGENRTVTFYGFRDLSSPSFLATKLLLENSRTNGVVSEEDLFYRVIPKINAAGRMGSPELIFMFLKEKDETKARALLSNIEEINQKRQELEVEVLSSLEELAKKEVEKYPFIFLAVENLPKGLLGLIANRLKNQYQVPTILISIENGIGFASGRSPEGLNLFEAISRCEDLLIQYGGHKYALGFQVNLEKLDALKERLSKEIKKIASISKPEEEVIYIEAEADLTELLHPENLKALTYLHPYGEAHHPPTILIKNFEIKEKFLLKEKHSKFVLKKGINEISAIWFNRIVEDERIRLVLGQPFVNSYRNNLEIKVVDVR; this is encoded by the coding sequence ATGTCGTCAAGCAAAGTATGGGTTAATAAACCGGTAGATTCAGATCTGTTACGCTATTTTGTAAATCAAGGTTTTTTTACTCCATTTCTTGCTCAGATTTTAATAAATAAAGGTTTTACCAATTTAGAAGAAGCTTACTGTTTTCTTTTCCCTCAGCTCACCGATTTTGTCGACCCTTTTTTAATCCCTGATATGGAGGTTGCGGTAAAAAGGATTTATCAAGCGATAAAGTCTAACGAGACCATAGGGATTTACGGAGACTCAGACGCAGACGGTATTTTAGGGAGTTTTATATTATACGATTTTTTGGTGGGTCTTGGATGTAAGGTTGAATGGCTTATCCCCAGCAAAGAAAAAGAAGGGTATGGTTTTCACGCCAAGTTTTTACCTTACTTTAAACAAAAAGGGGTAGGTCTTTTAATAACCGTAGATGTAGGAATTTCTGCAGGAGAGACGGTAAATCAGGCTAAAGCCTTAGGGATAGAGGTAATCATTACCGATCATCATGAGGTAATAAATAAACCTAATACCATAGTAGTTTCCGGAAAGCTTACCCCTAAAACTTCTCCCTTTTACCATCTTTGTGGTGCTGGAGTAGCTTTTGCTTTAATAAGGGCTTTAAGAAAGTATCTTTATGAACAAGGTTTTTTTTCTTCTGTAGAGATACCACAGATAAGAAAATATCTTGAAATAGTTGGGTTGGCTACCCTTGCTGACATGGTTCCATTAATAGGAGAAAATCGCACGGTAACCTTTTATGGGTTTAGAGACCTTTCTTCTCCTTCGTTTTTAGCCACCAAACTCCTTTTGGAAAATTCAAGGACAAACGGAGTAGTTTCTGAGGAAGACTTGTTTTATCGAGTTATACCTAAGATAAACGCTGCAGGTAGGATGGGGTCTCCGGAATTAATTTTTATGTTTTTAAAAGAAAAAGACGAAACTAAAGCAAGAGCCCTTCTTTCTAACATAGAAGAGATTAATCAAAAAAGACAAGAGTTAGAAGTAGAGGTGCTTTCCTCTCTTGAAGAACTGGCTAAAAAAGAAGTAGAAAAATACCCTTTTATTTTCTTAGCGGTTGAAAACCTTCCTAAAGGACTTTTAGGACTTATTGCTAATAGACTTAAGAATCAATATCAAGTGCCTACTATCCTTATTTCTATAGAAAATGGTATAGGTTTTGCCTCAGGCAGGTCTCCTGAAGGGCTTAACCTGTTTGAAGCTATTTCTCGGTGTGAAGACTTGCTTATTCAATATGGAGGTCATAAATACGCCTTAGGTTTTCAGGTAAACCTTGAAAAGCTTGATGCCCTTAAAGAGCGTTTGTCTAAAGAAATAAAAAAAATAGCCTCTATCTCTAAACCTGAAGAAGAGGTAATTTATATAGAGGCAGAGGCAGACCTTACAGAACTTTTGCATCCAGAAAACTTAAAAGCACTTACCTATCTTCATCCCTACGGAGAAGCTCATCATCCTCCCACCATTCTTATCAAAAACTTTGAGATTAAAGAAAAATTTTTGTTAAAAGAAAAGCATTCTAAGTTTGTACTAAAAAAAGGGATAAACGAGATAAGCGCTATCTGGTTTAACCGCATAGTAGAAGACGAAAGAATAAGGTTGGTGTTAGGTCAACCCTTTGTTAATAGCTACAGAAATAACTTAGAAATAAAGGTAGTTGATGTAAGATGA